Proteins encoded together in one Candidatus Hydrogenedentota bacterium window:
- a CDS encoding lipocalin family protein — protein sequence MKRVLLATALIGAAFVPLQGCVCANPPETVAAVDINRYMGLWYEIAKYPFFFERGLVGVTAEYSLNENGTVKVVNRGFKETFDGELSEIEGKATVADKETNAKLTVQFGPFPVGIFGSNYWIIMLGDDYEYAVVSSKCRDTLWILSRTPQMDEAVYNGIVAELDARGFDTSKLEPMPQQPAA from the coding sequence ATGAAAAGAGTGCTGCTTGCAACCGCGCTGATCGGCGCCGCGTTTGTCCCGCTTCAGGGCTGCGTGTGCGCGAACCCGCCCGAAACCGTCGCCGCCGTGGACATCAACCGCTACATGGGCCTCTGGTACGAGATCGCCAAGTACCCGTTCTTCTTCGAGCGAGGACTGGTGGGCGTCACGGCGGAATACAGCCTGAACGAAAATGGGACCGTCAAGGTCGTGAACCGCGGGTTCAAGGAGACCTTTGACGGGGAGCTTTCGGAAATCGAGGGCAAGGCCACCGTGGCGGACAAGGAAACCAACGCCAAACTGACCGTGCAGTTCGGCCCCTTCCCCGTGGGCATTTTCGGGTCCAACTACTGGATCATCATGCTCGGCGACGACTATGAGTACGCCGTGGTCTCCAGCAAATGCCGGGACACGCTGTGGATTCTCAGCCGCACCCCGCAGATGGACGAGGCGGTGTACAACGGCATCGTTGCGGAGCTTGACGCGCGCGGCTTCGACACGTCCAAGCTGGAGCCCATGCCCCAGCAGCCCGCCGCCTGA